Proteins encoded by one window of Conger conger chromosome 1, fConCon1.1, whole genome shotgun sequence:
- the LOC133141488 gene encoding fish-egg lectin-like isoform X1 gives MRGRTSILLFLCLLGTSLAMNCREVAGKLKQIDAGVGQVFGVADDNSIYTIFGRTWTRIPGALKHVTVGPAGVWGVNTGNQIFKLVGGVWVLVDGLLKQVDAGDQFVVGVNIEDHVYCLGRGATVGCRGPGLPISWIGITGSLKYYSCGPNGCWGVNSANDIFFRKGVTPAACRGNDWQKIAGALVMIEVGTDGSVYGVNDEGEVYRRDGITAAKPAGTEWISTSPCTKSKHVSYDLGHLWVVTTDGRILDCVV, from the exons ATGAGAGGGAGAACGAGCATCCTGTTGTTCCTCTGCTTGCTGGGCACCAGTCTAG CAATGAATTGCCGGGAAGTTGCAGGAAAACTGAAGCAGATTGATGCAGGGGTCGGTCAGGTTTTTGGAGTAGCTGACGACAACAGCATCTACACCATTTTTGGGCGAACCTGGACCCGGATACCTGGGGCCCTAAAGCATGTTACTGTGGGACCTGCTGGGGTCTGGGGGGTCAACACAGGCAATCAAATCTTCAAACTTGTGGGTGGTGTCTGGGTCCTGGTGGATG gCCTACTGAAGCAAGTGGATGCAGGAGACCAGTTTGTGGTGGGGGTAAACATAGAAGATCATGTGTACTGCCTGGGACGGGGTGCCACTGTGGGGTGCAGGGGACCTGGCCTCCCCATATCCTGGATTGGTATTACAGGGAGCCTCAAGTACTACAGCTGTGGCCCCAATGGCTGTTGGGGTGTCAATTCAGCCAATGACATCTTTTTCAGGAAG GGGGTGACGCCAGCAGCGTGCCGAGGGAATGACTGGCAGAAAATTGCAGGGGCGTTGGTGATGATTGAAGTGGGGACTGACGGCAGTGTTTATGGAGTCAATGATGAGGGAGAGGTATACCGCAG AGATGGGATCACTGCCGCAAAACCAGCAGGAACAGAGTGGATTTCAACGAGCCCATGCACCAAGAGCAAGCACGTGAGCTACGACCTGGGACATCTGTGGGTCGTCACCACTGATGGGAGGATCCTGGACTGTGTTGTTTAA
- the LOC133141488 gene encoding fish-egg lectin-like isoform X2 codes for MNCREVAGKLKQIDAGVGQVFGVADDNSIYTIFGRTWTRIPGALKHVTVGPAGVWGVNTGNQIFKLVGGVWVLVDGLLKQVDAGDQFVVGVNIEDHVYCLGRGATVGCRGPGLPISWIGITGSLKYYSCGPNGCWGVNSANDIFFRKGVTPAACRGNDWQKIAGALVMIEVGTDGSVYGVNDEGEVYRRDGITAAKPAGTEWISTSPCTKSKHVSYDLGHLWVVTTDGRILDCVV; via the exons ATGAATTGCCGGGAAGTTGCAGGAAAACTGAAGCAGATTGATGCAGGGGTCGGTCAGGTTTTTGGAGTAGCTGACGACAACAGCATCTACACCATTTTTGGGCGAACCTGGACCCGGATACCTGGGGCCCTAAAGCATGTTACTGTGGGACCTGCTGGGGTCTGGGGGGTCAACACAGGCAATCAAATCTTCAAACTTGTGGGTGGTGTCTGGGTCCTGGTGGATG gCCTACTGAAGCAAGTGGATGCAGGAGACCAGTTTGTGGTGGGGGTAAACATAGAAGATCATGTGTACTGCCTGGGACGGGGTGCCACTGTGGGGTGCAGGGGACCTGGCCTCCCCATATCCTGGATTGGTATTACAGGGAGCCTCAAGTACTACAGCTGTGGCCCCAATGGCTGTTGGGGTGTCAATTCAGCCAATGACATCTTTTTCAGGAAG GGGGTGACGCCAGCAGCGTGCCGAGGGAATGACTGGCAGAAAATTGCAGGGGCGTTGGTGATGATTGAAGTGGGGACTGACGGCAGTGTTTATGGAGTCAATGATGAGGGAGAGGTATACCGCAG AGATGGGATCACTGCCGCAAAACCAGCAGGAACAGAGTGGATTTCAACGAGCCCATGCACCAAGAGCAAGCACGTGAGCTACGACCTGGGACATCTGTGGGTCGTCACCACTGATGGGAGGATCCTGGACTGTGTTGTTTAA
- the LOC133139399 gene encoding fish-egg lectin-like: MRGRTSILLFHCLLGTSLAMDCREVPGRLKQIDAGVGQVFGVNENDRIYTLYRGNWTQLPGALKHVTVGPSGVWGVNQNDRIYKLVSADWALVGGQLKQVDAGGDQFVAGVNRNDNVYCLGQDATVGYKGPGSPIPWTGITGRLMYYSCGPNSCWGVNSAQNIYVRKGVTPAVCQGNDWRHIAGKLVMIEVGTDGSVYGVNAVGDVYRRDGITAANPAGTDWSLTSPCTKSKHVSYDLGHLWVVTTDGRILDCVV, from the exons ATGAGAGGGAGAACGAGCATCCTGTTGTTCCACTGCTTGCTGGGCACCAGTCTAG CAATGGATTGCCGCGAAGTTCCAGGGAGACTGAAGCAGATCGATGCAGGGGTGGGTCAGGTTTTTGGAGTGAATGAAAATGACCGCATCTACACCCTTTACAGGGGAAACTGGACCCAGCTACCTGGGGCCCTAAAGCATGTTACCGTGGGACCCTCTGGGGTCTGGGGGGTCAACCAAAACGACCGAATTTACAAACTTGTAAGTGCTGACTGGGCTCTGGTGGGAG gTCAACTGAAGCAAGTGGATGCAGGAGGAGACCAGTTTGTGGCAGGGGTAAACAGGAATGATAATGTGTACTGCCTAGGACAGGACGCCACTGTGGGGTACAAAGGACCTGGCTCCCCCATACCCTGGACTGGTATTACAGGGAGGCTCATGTACTACAGCTGTGGCCCCAATAGCTGTTGGGGTGTCAATTCAGCCCAGAACATCTATGTGAGGAAG GGGGTGACTCCAGCAGTGTGCCAAGGGAATGACTGGCGGCACATTGCAGGGAAGTTGGTGATGATTGAAGTGGGGACTGATGGCAGTGTTTATGGAGTCAATGCTGTGGGAGACGTATACCGCAG AGATGGGATCACTGCTGCAAACCCAGCAGGAACAGACTGGAGTTTAACAAGCCCATGCACCAAGAGCAAGCACGTGAGCTACGACCTGGGACATCTGTGGGTCGTCACCACTGATGGGAGGATCCTGGACTGTGTGGTTTAA